From Rhododendron vialii isolate Sample 1 chromosome 10a, ASM3025357v1, the proteins below share one genomic window:
- the LOC131303908 gene encoding aquaporin NIP2-1-like isoform X1 translates to MKEMEITSRNLNNLIPTTSRDSTYPFFPLWRQFREHYPPQIYRKVVAETIATCLRVFVTCGSAALSATDETRVSQLGASIAGGLIVTVMIYAVGHISGAFMNPAVTVAFASIGHLPWKQVPLYAAAQFTGAISAGFTLRVLLHPIKRLGTTSPSGSQIQSLIMEIVVTFSMMFIASAVTIDAKARGELGGVAVGSAVCITSILAGPVSGGSMNPARTLGPAIASNYYNGLWVYFVGPVTGTLLGAWSYRFVWFKDKPVQAISSMSSNDDRDVTADDPLNSF, encoded by the exons ATGAAAGAAATGGAGATAACAAGCCGAAATCTCAACAACTTGATCCCCACAACATCCCGAGATTCGACATATCCATTTTTCCCTCTTTGGAGACAATTCCGAGAACATTATCCTCCTCAAATTTACAGAAAG GTGGTAGCAGAGACAATAGCGACTTGCCTGCGGGTGTTTGTGACGTGTGGTTCAGCAGCATTGAGTGCAACTGATGAAACCAGAGTCTCGCAACTTGGAGCTTCCATCGCCGGTGGTCTCATTGTTACGGTTATGATTTATGCAGTGGGCCACATCTCCGGTGCGTTCATGAACCCGGCCGTTACTGTAGCTTTCGCATCCATCGGGCACTTACCTTGGAAACAG gtACCATTGTACGCAGCAGCACAATTTACCGGAGCAATTTCAGCTGGATTCACGCTTCGTGTATTGTTGCACCCAATCAAACGTCTCGGCACTACCTCACCCTCTGGGTCACAAATTCAGTCTCTGATTATGGAAATAGTGGTCACTTTCTCAATGATGTTCATCGCTTCGGCCGTCACAATCGACGCCAAAGCA AGAGGAGAACTGGGAGGTGTAGCAGTTGGTTCTGCCGTGTGCATAACTTCCATCTTGGCTGG ACCAGTATCAGGTGGATCGATGAACCCGGCAAGGACCTTAGGTCCAGCAATAGCCAGCAACTACTACAACGGGCTTTGGGTGTACTTTGTTGGTCCAGTTACGGGAACACTACTTGGGGCATGGTCATACCGCTTTGTCTGGTTCAAAGACAAGCCAGTCCAAGCAATCAGCTCAATGAGCAGCAATGATGATCGAGACGTTACAGCTGACGATCCTCTCAACTCTTTTTAG
- the LOC131303908 gene encoding aquaporin NIP2-1-like isoform X2, with the protein MKEMEITSRNLNNLIPTTSRDSTYPFFPLWRQFREHYPPQIYRKVVAETIATCLRVFVTCGSAALSATDETRVSQLGASIAGGLIVTVMIYAVGHISGAFMNPAVTVAFASIGHLPWKQVPLYAAAQFTGAISAGFTLRVLLHPIKRLGTTSPSGSQIQSLIMEIVVTFSMMFIASAVTIDAKATSIRWIDEPGKDLRSSNSQQLLQRALGVLCWSSYGNTTWGMVIPLCLVQRQASPSNQLNEQQ; encoded by the exons ATGAAAGAAATGGAGATAACAAGCCGAAATCTCAACAACTTGATCCCCACAACATCCCGAGATTCGACATATCCATTTTTCCCTCTTTGGAGACAATTCCGAGAACATTATCCTCCTCAAATTTACAGAAAG GTGGTAGCAGAGACAATAGCGACTTGCCTGCGGGTGTTTGTGACGTGTGGTTCAGCAGCATTGAGTGCAACTGATGAAACCAGAGTCTCGCAACTTGGAGCTTCCATCGCCGGTGGTCTCATTGTTACGGTTATGATTTATGCAGTGGGCCACATCTCCGGTGCGTTCATGAACCCGGCCGTTACTGTAGCTTTCGCATCCATCGGGCACTTACCTTGGAAACAG gtACCATTGTACGCAGCAGCACAATTTACCGGAGCAATTTCAGCTGGATTCACGCTTCGTGTATTGTTGCACCCAATCAAACGTCTCGGCACTACCTCACCCTCTGGGTCACAAATTCAGTCTCTGATTATGGAAATAGTGGTCACTTTCTCAATGATGTTCATCGCTTCGGCCGTCACAATCGACGCCAAAGCA ACCAGTATCAGGTGGATCGATGAACCCGGCAAGGACCTTAGGTCCAGCAATAGCCAGCAACTACTACAACGGGCTTTGGGTGTACTTTGTTGGTCCAGTTACGGGAACACTACTTGGGGCATGGTCATACCGCTTTGTCTGGTTCAAAGACAAGCCAGTCCAAGCAATCAGCTCAATGAGCAGCAATGA